From a region of the Hyalangium minutum genome:
- a CDS encoding SRPBCC family protein, whose product MGTTSTDRIEKQLLLRAPRSRVWRALTTAEEFGSWFGVKLHDPIALGAHVKGTITHPDYAHHPYVMIIERLDKERVFAWRWHHIIDGKVDLNGPTTLCVFELEEAPGGTLLKFSESGFDQLPLSHRDKLYRGNEEGWTIQMGNIEKHVSATA is encoded by the coding sequence ATGGGAACCACGAGTACCGATCGCATCGAGAAGCAGTTGCTGCTCCGCGCACCGCGATCACGGGTCTGGCGGGCGCTGACGACCGCCGAGGAGTTCGGGAGCTGGTTTGGGGTCAAGCTCCATGACCCCATCGCTCTGGGCGCCCACGTGAAGGGGACAATCACGCACCCGGATTACGCGCACCACCCCTACGTGATGATCATCGAGCGGCTGGACAAGGAGCGCGTGTTCGCCTGGCGCTGGCACCACATCATCGACGGCAAGGTGGACCTGAACGGGCCCACGACCCTGTGCGTCTTCGAGCTCGAGGAGGCCCCCGGCGGCACGCTGCTCAAGTTCTCGGAGTCCGGCTTCGATCAGCTTCCACTCTCCCACCGGGACAAGCTCTACCGGGGCAACGAGGAGGGCTGGACGATCCAGATGGGGAACATCGAGAAGCATGTCAGCGCGACGGCCTAG
- a CDS encoding ArsR/SmtB family transcription factor — MSARRPSAGVAEGGLRASAPIFAALGDETRLRLVSRLCTDGPMSIARLTDGAGVTRQAVTKHLHVLAEAGVVRSLRHGRESIWELEPGPLEEARRCLDSISQQWDASLGRLKMLVEGPEDS; from the coding sequence ATGTCAGCGCGACGGCCTAGCGCGGGAGTCGCGGAGGGCGGGCTGAGAGCCTCTGCTCCCATCTTCGCCGCGCTCGGAGACGAGACGCGCCTGCGGCTGGTGTCCCGGCTGTGCACGGACGGGCCCATGTCCATCGCGCGCCTCACGGACGGGGCGGGCGTCACCCGGCAGGCCGTCACCAAGCACCTGCACGTGCTGGCCGAGGCCGGGGTCGTCCGCAGCCTGCGCCATGGCCGCGAGAGCATCTGGGAGCTGGAGCCGGGGCCGCTCGAGGAGGCCCGCCGCTGCCTGGATTCGATCTCCCAGCAGTGGGACGCGTCACTCGGACGGCTGAAGATGCTCGTGGAAGGCCCGGAAGACTCCTGA
- a CDS encoding alkaline phosphatase family protein, translated as MKAHLGVAAALLMGSTAVAQTAPAQAKKGKQEQQPKLVVLLVVDQLGADVLSKMEPRLSPKGIKRILGGTRFTDSTYRQLATYTGPGHALLGTGVYPHKSGIVSNKYYDRTTGKSVTTLLDPAHPLIDSPADPEDDSSPEKLLAPTVGDLLKQKSPDSKVVAIALKDRAAVLMAGHTGKAYWLSESTGKMTTSTFFESALPAWVTGFNSKNPMDAQFGKVWDRSQPAAKYFGPDEAAYEGDYKGLGKTFPHKITGKLDKPGPDFYTAFAATPYATDWELTFVKAAVEAEGLGADAAPDILAVSFTAPDYAGHAYGPDSHEVQDSILGVDRAIGDLVTYLEKKVGAKNLVFAFSADHGAAPAPEKLAAEGKTVRRIKKAELKAAVQKALQDKYGPGEWVSALEDPSIYLNTKLAEEKKIAPAELEKTALEAALKVPQIAAGFTRTELIAGTNPERPYFKETRLTFHPDRAGEVLLVPAENSFWGKYGEKSEGSTHGSPYGYDKHVPLAFYGAGIKKQVVKTPVDQADIAPTLAAFLGIEIPNADGQVRPEVKK; from the coding sequence ATGAAGGCACATCTGGGAGTGGCAGCCGCGCTGCTCATGGGCTCGACGGCGGTGGCGCAGACCGCTCCTGCTCAGGCGAAGAAGGGCAAGCAGGAGCAGCAGCCGAAGCTGGTGGTGCTGCTGGTGGTGGATCAGCTCGGCGCGGACGTGCTGTCGAAGATGGAGCCGCGCCTGAGCCCCAAGGGCATCAAGCGCATCCTCGGTGGCACGCGCTTCACCGACTCCACGTACCGGCAGCTGGCCACGTACACGGGCCCCGGGCACGCGCTGCTGGGCACCGGCGTCTACCCGCACAAGAGCGGCATCGTCTCCAACAAGTACTACGATCGCACCACGGGCAAGAGCGTCACCACGCTGCTCGATCCGGCCCACCCGCTGATCGACTCGCCCGCGGATCCGGAGGATGACTCCTCGCCGGAGAAGCTGCTGGCGCCCACGGTGGGCGATCTGCTCAAGCAGAAGAGCCCGGACTCGAAGGTGGTGGCCATCGCCCTGAAGGACCGCGCGGCGGTGCTGATGGCGGGCCACACCGGCAAGGCCTACTGGCTGTCCGAGAGCACCGGAAAGATGACCACCTCCACCTTCTTCGAGAGCGCCCTGCCCGCCTGGGTCACGGGGTTCAACTCGAAGAACCCCATGGATGCGCAGTTCGGCAAGGTGTGGGACCGCTCGCAGCCGGCCGCGAAGTACTTCGGCCCGGACGAGGCCGCCTACGAGGGCGACTACAAGGGCCTGGGCAAGACGTTCCCGCACAAGATCACGGGCAAGCTCGACAAGCCGGGGCCTGACTTCTACACCGCCTTCGCCGCCACCCCGTACGCCACCGACTGGGAGCTGACCTTCGTGAAGGCCGCCGTCGAGGCCGAGGGCCTGGGCGCGGACGCGGCGCCGGACATCCTGGCGGTGAGCTTCACCGCGCCGGACTACGCGGGCCACGCGTACGGCCCGGACAGCCACGAGGTGCAGGACTCGATCCTCGGGGTGGACCGCGCCATCGGCGACCTGGTCACCTACCTGGAGAAGAAGGTCGGCGCGAAGAACCTCGTGTTCGCGTTCAGCGCGGACCACGGCGCGGCGCCAGCCCCGGAGAAGCTCGCGGCCGAGGGCAAGACGGTGCGGCGCATCAAGAAGGCCGAGCTGAAGGCCGCCGTCCAGAAGGCCCTGCAGGACAAGTACGGACCGGGTGAGTGGGTCTCCGCGCTGGAGGACCCGAGCATCTATCTGAACACGAAGCTCGCCGAGGAGAAGAAGATCGCTCCCGCGGAGTTGGAGAAGACGGCGCTGGAGGCCGCGCTCAAGGTGCCGCAGATCGCCGCTGGCTTCACCCGGACAGAGCTGATCGCCGGGACGAACCCAGAGCGCCCCTACTTCAAGGAGACGCGGCTGACCTTCCACCCGGACCGGGCGGGCGAGGTGCTGCTGGTGCCCGCGGAGAACTCCTTCTGGGGCAAGTACGGCGAGAAGTCCGAGGGCTCCACCCACGGCAGCCCGTATGGGTACGACAAGCACGTGCCGCTGGCCTTCTACGGCGCGGGCATCAAGAAGCAGGTGGTGAAGACGCCGGTGGATCAGGCCGACATCGCCCCCACGCTGGCCGCGTTCCTCGGGATCGAGATCCCGAACGCCGACGGCCAGGTCCGCCCCGAGGTGAAGAAGTAG